TCTGCCCAAGCAGCCCTCTTGCAACACTGCCTGGGTGGCCACATCCTTCACCTGAGCCCAGGCATCCTGGCCACAGCCCATCTGGCCCCAGTCCTAACGGTCACACaactggagcccccaggtccctGGTTCTTTCTCTGATGCTATCGCTGAATGTGATCATGGTGGCCTGGTCCTGACCCTATCAGGGTGACCAGATATCCTGTCCCAGTCCTCGATTCTTTACCATTGTCTTGTTCAAGTAGTGGGGGCCGCAGGTGGTCTCCTCCATGCTGAGCAGACCAGGCCCCATACGTGGCATAGATGCAGGAGGTGCCGTGTTTCTCTGGGGGAAGTGGCCCTGGTGTTACCGCCTAGGGAGCCACACTGTCCCAGGAGGGCACCAAGGGCACATCCCTGGCCCCATTTCCTTCTCCACTGTTGGCAGCTGAGCTTATGGAGGGCCTGGGTGGCTGGGTGCTCCCTCCAGGCCTCTCCTGAGGCTTTCCCCAACACGtgcccctctcccttctctgctcTTGCCAGCTGGTTCTGATAGCCTGTGAAGCTCAGCCTCCCTGGACACCCCAGGGCCCCACTTCCTCGATGCCAGGACTCCATTGCCCCAATTCCAGCAGAGACCCTGCCTGGACATAGTCCAGTTCTACTGCGCTCAGTGTAGGTCTCTGCAAGTCAAGACCCAGGCCCCCCAGACCCAGGTCATTGGGCCCCTGGGGATCATCCAGTCCTGTGCAGGGCCCTCTGCCTGCCTCAGGCCTTCAGTCCTCTGCCTCCTGCTAAGGTGGCCTTTGGTCCAGCTGTGGGTCTCCACAGTCCCTTCTGCAACTGTCCCTGTTCCCAAGGCACTGCAAGCCTTGTCACTCACAGCCACTGTGACCTGCATCACCAGCCATCCTAGAGGCCTACCTGCACCTGGAGCTCGGGGCCAGCCAGTCATGAGAAGGACAGGAATCTCTGTCCCAGTCACCTAAGGGCCCATGAGATAGCCAGAGAGGAGGTGGCCAGCTTGATGGCTCCCCATGGAGTAGGACTTCCTACTCAGAGAGGGGTGCATGGGGGCCTCAGGACTGACCCTGAATGTGGGGCTGTCCCTCAGGGGCCTCGGGCAGTGCACCTGCTGGGCTTTCCTGTGGCCAGCAGAAAAGATTGGTGGTAAGAGATTGGTCTGCACTAGCCCAGACAGGAGCAGAGCCTGGCCTGGCACAGAGGTGCCAGAAGACAGAGGCCCAGCAGAGGAGCCTGAGCAGCAGCTCCCCAGGACGTGCCTCCTCTCCCCAGATGCTCCCAGCCCAGGGAGCTTGGCCACCTGGTAGTGAGCACCTCCATGTCTGGGGAAGGCTGCTGACCTACCCTGTCCCCTGCCAGGGTGCTGAACGACCTCAGGAGGTGCTGGCCCTTCTTTCAGCACCAACCCTGAGCCAACAAGCCCttctcccaccccagcctctaGGGACATTCTTCCAAGATCATGGTGAGGTCCGAGTAATCCTGACTCTGGCTGACCCAGACCCTGGCAAGAACCTAGAACCCCGTGTTTGGGTCACCAGCCCCTTTTGCATCTCAGGCCAAATGCCACTtcctctctgcccctcctccaagcAGAGCACTGGACAAGCCCCCTGCCCACTTCCTGTGGCTGGAGGATAAAGGAtagagaggcccagggaggagggagcccaggagcccTGGCAAGGTAGGGTGCTGTCCCTGCAGACCTGTGGGTGGCCCTGGCCTGCTCTACCCCTGGCCTCAGGTAGCCTAGCACCCTCTGTGTCTGTCCTCTGCAGATGCTGAGCCTGTGGTTTGTGACCCTTCTCTTGGTGGGGACCTCCAGTGCTGGGACCCCGGGTGAGTCCTGACCCATATGACCCTGTCCTTTCCTCAAGCGCCTTTGAGCACTGTCCCCAGGATCTGGGGACATGTGCACGGCCTGTTCAGGCCCGAGTTGGGGATCTTGGCCTGTGTGCGCCAGGCTCCCTGACCTTCACCTGTTGCTTCTAGCACCTGTCTCTCAGAACGACCTGGTGGGCATCGTGGGTGGCCACAATGCCCCCCAGGGGAGGTGGCCGTGGCAGGTCAGCTTGAGGGTCTACAGCTACTACTGGGCTGCCTGGGTGCACATCTGTGGGGGCTCCCTCATCCACCCACAGTGGGTGCTGACTGCTGCCCACTGCATTGGCCGGTGAGTCCCCTCCCTTCCGCCTGGCTCTGGGTTGGATATGGGGGCTAAACCAGGGGGTATGGGCAAGGCCTGGGCTGCACATGTGGGGCCACTTTGTCTTCCTAGGCCTGTTGGCCTTCTGCAATGCCCCAAGGGACCTAGAGTGAGTTGCCTCCATGGTTTCTCTCCAACTCCAGGAAAGATGCTGACCCATCAGCCTACCGGGTCCAGGCTGGGAACATTTTCCTCTATGGGGACACGAAGCTGCTGCGTGTGAACCGGGTCATTGTCCACCATGACTATGTGAATGCCTTCTTGGGCTCAGACGTGGCCCTGCTGCGTCTGGAGAAACCTGCAGTGTGCTCTGCCAACATCAAGCCCGTCAGGCTCTCCTCCCTGTCTGATAGTGTCACCCCAAGGGACCAGTGCTGGGTGACTGGCTGGGGCGCCATCAGCATGTTTGGTACATAcagtgggtgtggctggaagggTTTCTGCGTGGGACCTACACTTGCTCTGAGAACTGTTGGAGGCCGGGTGGTGCTGGGTTTCTGGGTTGCAGCTTCAGAGGGAATCCAGGGAGTGGCCGAGGAACCCAGGGCACTCCCATCGTCTCCCACCCACCGCGGTCTCCTGGGAGCCTCAGCACCTGCACAGGGAAAGCCTGAGCCCAGAGCTCAGTGCTCTGAGCGGGGGAAATGTTTGCTCCTCTAGTTTCTAAccttaaaaaatgtgtttttgagaCACCAGAAGAACACATTGTTCATTGTCTCCATGGTGCCCCAATTGCAGGCCTGTAGAGTGCCTGTGTGGAGTGCCAGGGTTCAGGTGGACATGGTCCCTATGAGCTGTGTCTCCACACAGTGTGTGACAGGAGAGAACTGAGGCCAGGGATGCAGAGGGGAGGTGGCCGTGGCAGGTCAGCTTGGGCAAGGGTAGGGTCTAGCCACACCTCTGCTGCTAGCCCCCCTTTTCTCCCCTaggctccctgcccccacccttctGCCTGCAGCAGGTGGAGGTGCAGGTGGTGGAGAATGCAGTCTGCGAGCAACAGTACCACAACGCCAGCAGGCACCGACACAGGGACCAGAGAATCATCTTGGATGACATGCTGTGTGCGGGCAGTGAGGGCCGCAGTGCCTGCTATGTAAGTCCTTTTCCACCTGCCCACCCCCATTTCACCTTTGGGGCCAATACCCAGTGACTCCTTTTCCTCCTAGGGTGACTCTGGAGGGCCCCTGGTGTGCAAGGTGACAGGCTCCTGGAGCTTGGTGGGAGTGGTCAGCTGGGGCAAAGGCTGTGCCCTCCGTGACattcctggggtctatgctcggGTCCAGTCCTTCGTGCCATGGATCCAGCAGCAGATGAGGAGGTACACCTGAGGGCAGACCACTGGCCTTCTGCTGGTCAGCCAAGCCAGCCAAGGAGAAGGCAGCTCACCTCCCAAGTGTGCTGCTTTGGCCTCAGTTCCCACCCCTGAATCTATGGTGCCCAGGTCCTCCCTGACTCCTATCAGCAAGCAGTGTGATGGGTAGGATGGGGCCTGGGCTTGCTGTGCAGTCTCTCTAATgagagggcctggggaggggcttGTGCTCCAGGGCACAGGTGCCCATTCTGCTTAGTGTCTAGCAGTTGAAGGACATTCGAGCTGTTTATGCTTTGTGGCCACGATGAATAAAGATACTATGAAAATTTGTATTCTGAATTTTGTGCGAGCAAAAAGTCTCCCTTTCTCTCAGGTTATCCCAATCCAGCTCTTTCTCAAGAAGAGAAGTGCCCAAGTCCTCTGAATTAGGGAAGAAGATTTTATTATTGGATAATCACTGAAACTAGTAAAAACTTTAAAGAGCAAAATGTCTTAGAACACACTGGTAAGGTAAAGGAGAAAAACCATCACAACTGAAAGGTGAATTCTACTTGGAGGCCCTCCACAGCCCAGGATGGCCATTCTCAGCCTGAGCTGTACTGTCAGCCTCCCTTAGCAGAAGCAATAAGGAATACATAACTGGCTCGTCCCAAGAGCCACCTGATTCACCCTGTCCCACTACTGTTGGTGCCAAATCCTTTGTGGCATGTTCTTGGTAGATGAGAGACGGTGACCACTATCCCTGGGGGCTCCCTAGGGGTAGGCGTCATTCCAGGCACACTGGGTAGATTACTCCCTTCTCCTGGGGAGGCACCAGCACCCCACTTTCCAGCTGATGAAAGTGGGGCAAGGAGAATGACCATCTTCCTGAAGTGGTGTCCTCAGCGGGCTGAATAGCAGCTGTGCAGGTGCCCACCCCCtccaccctctctctctgcttggaAGTCTGTCTCTTTGACCACACTGGGTTCTTCATGGACAAGGCTCCCAAATGAGATGGACCCACCATGTTCCAGTGATAGACGCTTAACCGTGGGTTGGGCAGCATACAGTCTCCTGTAGATGAAGGCTCTGGGGTAAGCTCTCCTCTCCCTGCACAGCTTTGCTGTCCTCACTGCCCCAAGACCTGGCCTCCTCCACAGCCTAGTCAACTTCCAGACCTGTGTAATCagctgggagtgtctgtcctgtGCCACAGTCCTCAGGGCTCCCTCTGTGTGACTGTCAGCAGCCATCTTACAACAGAGACTCATCCCAGGCGGAGGGATGAGTTGAGCTAGGCACCTGTGGTCTTCTCCTGTACCAGCATGCTCACCGCTCTGGCCGTGAGGGGGTCTTTCTTCCCCTTGGTCATCCCCTACTGGATGACGTTTGTGGGACATCAGGCAGAATGGTAGGTGAGAGGCAAGGGGCTAGGGCCAGAGGGATGCACCCCAAAGTAAAGCAGAGAACACCCCAGCCTTCTCTCTGTTCTGAACTCCTCCAGTGTCCTCGTCCAGCCAATCCAGGCTACCAGTCCTCAGTATCCTCCTTACCAGGACCCTCAGCTGCAGGTCCCCGGGGAGGCAACCCACTGGGAAGGTACAGCCAGCTGCTTCCCAAAGCAGGCTCTGGTTGCTTCTGTGATGCAGACTCTGTGCTGTAGAGGCTCTGCCTGAGCCCCAAAGGCTGTAGGAAGTAGATGTGCACATCATTGCCTGCAGGTGTAGACTTATGTCTGTGAGCCCATAGTCAAGGAGATGCTGTGTGCTAGCTACTTCCATGGCCATAAGGCTTCTGCCAGGGCAGCCCCCTGCCCACCGAGCCCCCAATCCACAGTGGGGCCAGGGAGAGTCACTGAAACTTTAAGGCCAGTGGGGATGTGGAAGCAGAGAATTGGTGATGAACCTTTGCCATGGTTGGCCAAGCCCATCTCCTAATCCTCAGTGACCTGAGAGGCTTTAGTTTTCAGCTGGGGGGGAGGGCGTGGACTGGCTCAGGGAGGGTGCAGACTCTGCCTGTCACCTTGGTAACCTGGTGCCTAGGACTGTCTGACTGCAGCTGGAATCCATAAGTACTATAAGGATGAACCCAGAATTCCGAGCCAGCCGTGGGGGAGTGTGAGGAGGTGCTGCTAGGTACAGGGGAACATGGGTGACTCCCAAAGGGTGTAGCACACACCACCAAGCAAGGACAGAGACCTGGCCTGTTCATCACACACAACTGGAACTCCAAAGGGGTCCCCATGCATCACATTCCCTGGTGTCCAGCCCTCCCGGCTCCCCGCCCACCTCAGCCTCAGAGCACCTTATTCTGTAGCCTTCACCTGAGCCCTGttcttccttattcttcttcTAGGATGATGATGGGGACCTCTGGTCTGTTGACTCAGGGACAGGTGCAGGGCACAGGTGGTAATGCTGAGCTTCAGCCAGGGATGTGCCAAGTCTCAGTGTCCTGAAGTGTATGCCAGGTCACTGCCGACCTGCTCTGAGTCCACACCGTGTGCTTCTGCCTCACCACTTCTCTGGGGGCTGATCCCTCCCAAACTTCCCAAACCTCTCATCTCTGGGCTCcttctctgctccttcctgctgGGTGTCGACCCCACGGTTCCTTTCCTGTGTGGCCAGTAGACTACTTTAGGGCAAAGGGCAGAAAAGTAAAGTTTGCGGGACTCCTGCTGAGCAAAGAGCTGGGCTAGAATGGAAGCACAATTGGGGGTTCTGAGAAGAGTACATGCTTGGGAAACGCTTCTAGCCTGTTCACTGGATCGAGAGCAGAGGCTGCAGGACCAGAGGGGTGCGCTCTTGGTCCGGTGTACACTAGACCGGCTCCTCAAGCCTCTGCTGCCCTAGGAAGGATGGGCTAAGAAATTTGCATGCCACTCCTAAAGGGCAAAAAGCTGCCTCCCCCGCTcccactgttttaaaaaattttttttggagtcAGGACAACCTCCCGAGCAGCTGGAGTAGCTGAGACTAACAGGCTTGCACCGGCTCTTCGGGGTAGCTCTTTCCGTGGTGTTTTGCTATTTTAATGCCCATCATTCTTGGACACTGAACTCCCCCAGTTTGTGCCCCGTGCGGGGGGCGGGAGTGGGTGCGGCAATGGGGAGAGGAGCTCAGAGGAGCCAGGCCCTTCCGCGGGAAGGTGCGGCAGGCGGCCGTGCACCGCCATGCCCAAacaccctccacacacacacacatcgcCAACCCGCGGAACTTCACTTACAGATGACCATGAACTCCACGACAGCGCCGAGCACGGTCGCGCAGCCCCAGGGTCTCCAGGACCACCCTGGCAGCCAGCGCGCACCGGTCAGCGGGGGCGGACCCCACCCACCTGAGGCCCACAAGACCCGCGCACACCTGGCCGCTCTTGATTGGCTGGTGGCATCAACGGGGGCGCCCACGATTGGCCGCAGGCCCTATGGCGTTAAGGGGGCGTGACCGGCAGTTCCCGGGGCCAAGCTTCAGGGTCCGCACCGCGCAGTGACCAGTCTCCTCGCCCTCCTGTCTTCCTGCAGATGCGGACCCGGAGGAGGACCCTGAGACCCCTGTGAAGGTGGGACTCCCGGCTCTCCGCATGCGGTTCCCTGCCTACGGGCAGCCCGGGGCCACCACTGGCTTGCGGGCTTCACTCCTGCGCACTGCTTCTGAGCTTGTGCGCCTTGTGCAGGAGTTCCTGGCCCTTGGGTTGTGGCAGAGTGCTGTTCCACCGAAAGGATCGCCAGGATTTGCTGATCCATTCACAAGCTGATGAACATCTGGCTTGTTTCCACTTCAGGCTCTTATGAATAAAGTTTCCGTAAACATTTTTGTGGGAACATAAGTTTTTAATTATCTTGGGTAAACACCGAATGGAATTGCGAAGGCATACAGCAGGTTTCCATTTATGTGGTTTCCGAATTATCCTTGAAGGCACTGCGGAGAGTGCATCCCTCTCCGTGGTGGATGGGATCAGTGTCCTTGCCAGCACCTGGGATCTGCAATCTCTGTGGCTTCAGGACTTCCGGGGGAAAATGCAGTGTATCCCACccgtttgtttttctttctttttttctttcttctctctctctctctctctctctctctctctctctgtcttttttttttttttttgactggagATGAACCAGGAGCgttttaccgctgagctacatccccagtcctttacagattttatttttagacaggtcctgttgagttgctgaggctggcgtcagacttgagatcctcctgcctcagcctcttaaattgttgggattacaggcgaggcACCATGCTCAGCTCATGTGtttgtaatttgcatttttgCCATGGCCAACAGTATTGTGCATTTTACCAcgtgtttatattttctatttatatttctttagtgaatgttcaaatatttccccctatttaatgttttaataatttcataaaatttatatacaccTCAAAATGCTTTCAACCCTGTGCCATGAAGAACTGAGATCAAATTGTACAGAGCATGATAAAGCGGGATGgtaccaaggagatgaaagacctgAAGGACCTGACCTTCTCTGTTTGAAGCAGGAAGCCATGAGCTGAGGCCCAAGTGTCTGCCCACTGCAGGGACAGTGGGCAGTGAGCCCTGGACCTGTAGGGTGGTGGGGAACAGCCACACACCTGTACCCTGGGCagggagtgaggaggaggagaacagggCTCTATCAAAGGCCCCACCTGCTCCTGTATCTCCATGTGGACACTACAGCCCAGGGAATAAGCTTAGTGACACAGACCACACAGGGACAGGATGGGACCCGGGCATCCCTGCAAACCCAGGCAGTGGATGGAGTCCTTGCCAccttctccaggaagccctccctggaTCCTGCAGCTCACACATCCCCAGAGAGCCTCTGGGAGCCCAGCCTTTGGGGTTCTCCTCCTGAGGCCCAGAAGCCTGGGGAGACAGCTCAGGACTCCGTGAAAACCTGCCCTCCAGGATGTCCTCACATCCGTCCTCAAGTCCCATGACTCCACCACAGATCAGATGGGCAAAGCCCCCCAACTGCCCAGACCACGCAGGGCTTCCTCTCTGGCTGGGGCCTGATGACTGAGCTGATTAGGGGCCCCGGGCCCAGCCTGAGActttcccaccccctccccagccccatgcacAGGCTGGGGTTGGAGGGCCCCACCAAGAACCCCAGGGCAGGACCCCTCTTAGGAGTAGGGAAACCGAGGCAGGGTGGCAGTCCTCTGATGGCATCAGGCTGTGGCTCTGCGAGGCCCAAGCCCAGCCCCCCTCATGCCAGCACCTGGTCCTGGCTGAGGCTTACCTGCATGGTAAGGGTCTGAGCTGGGATGGTGAGGAAGAGAGTGTGCTGGGTGGGGCCCAGCCTTCCTCAGATGGACCACACCTGGGAGTTGGCCGTTGGGGTTCGGGGTGGGACCTACCTGGTCAGCACAGCACAGGGAAGCAAGGTGGGGTCCAGGTGTGCCCAGTCCAGGCTGCCATACCCAGGACCCAGCAGCCTCACATTGCCCAGTGAGGGTGGGGTGCAGGGTCTTCAGGGAGCCAGATCCACTGAGACCTGACCCCCAGGAGGGGACTTCAGGGCCCTCACCTTTCCCAGCTCCATCCTTGGGGACCCCGTTCCCCTTCACACTGTTGTCTGAAGAGCCCTTGACACCCCTGGATCCCAGGCCTGCTATTGTGAAACATCATCCCGTTGGTCCCCTTGGCACCCCTGTGACAGGTGCTGCTTCCTGTCATCTGACACAGGAGTTCAGGGAGGGGGCGGCCATTGCCTTGGCCATGCCCCCACCTTGCAGGGTCTTCTCAGGCCCATGGAACATGGGTTGAGCCAGTCCACTGTTTTGGAGCCAAGCCTGACTTGAAAGCCAGTTCTCCAGGTTTCAAAGGGGGACCTGCACTTGGGTGACTGCCCTGTGGTCACCACTCAGAAATCCACCTTCGTTTTCTGAACCAGGGCCCTGCAATTTCAGTTTGCATGAAAACCCCAAATCCTGCAGCTGATTGCAGCATTGTGTACGGTGCTTTCTAGATGCACTGCTGGGGTCCTGAAGGTAGCCCCAGTGCTGCCGTCTGCCAGACCAGGGTGTGCGGATGGTGGGGACCAACCCATTGCTCCATGACAAGCCAGGTTATTCAGATCCcatgtgctttttcttttcatgccCCTTTTCTGCTGCAGTATCCAATCCAGTCTGCCACAAAAGATTGGTCATTGAGCCATCTCTGTTCCTGCTAATCTGGTATAAATGAGTCAAtagatgaggaaaaataaaatttaagaagtgCTCAATGtgattacacacctgtaatcccagttactcagtaCTCCTGGGTGCTGCCCAGGTCCCCTAATCTGTTAGGTCATCAGGCCCCAGGCAGAGAGAGGACGGTTGGGAAGGGCCTGCCCTGTGCCCATCTTATCTGCAGTGACCATGGGACCTGCAACGGATGTGGCCAAAGGGTGATTGCCGAGTGTGGGTTTCCATGGGTCACTGCTCAGAGGGCCAGAGCTGTCTCTGGCAGGCTTGGTCTGAGCCTTGGActgcattttcatatttctttttttttttttttttaaaaatacaccattttaatcaattcatttttatttttcccactttttatgggtgcattatagttgtaagcactggtgggatttgttgttatatatttgtacatgcacataatacatAATGTAAtgatataatttagccaatacCACTCCTTAGCACTTTCTCCCTTCCACC
The sequence above is drawn from the Urocitellus parryii isolate mUroPar1 chromosome 9, mUroPar1.hap1, whole genome shotgun sequence genome and encodes:
- the LOC144256898 gene encoding serine protease 29-like, which encodes MPEMVLLMLSLWFVTLLLVGTSSAGTPAPVSQNDLVGIVGGHNAPQGRWPWQVSLRVYSYYWAAWVHICGGSLIHPQWVLTAAHCIGRKDADPSAYRVQAGNIFLYGDTKLLRVNRVIVHHDYVNAFLGSDVALLRLEKPAVCSANIKPVRLSSLSDSVTPRDQCWVTGWGAISMFGSLPPPFCLQQVEVQVVENAVCEQQYHNASRHRHRDQRIILDDMLCAGSEGRSACYGDSGGPLVCKVTGSWSLVGVVSWGKGCALRDIPGVYARVQSFVPWIQQQMRRYT